In Hevea brasiliensis isolate MT/VB/25A 57/8 chromosome 13, ASM3005281v1, whole genome shotgun sequence, a single genomic region encodes these proteins:
- the LOC110649757 gene encoding nudix hydrolase 1, translated as MEKKAETPVPRVAVVVFLLKGKSVLLGRRRSSIGDSTFALPGGHLEFGESFEECGTREMKEETGLDISKIEFLTVTNNPCLEEPRPSHYVTIFLRAILADPNQVPQNLEPEKCYGWEWYDWDNLPKPLFGPLEKMARSGFNPFPTDHNI; from the exons ATGGAGAAAAAGGCAGAGACTCCTGTGCCTAGAGTAGCTGTGGTAGTCTTCCTGTTGAAAGGGAAATCGGTGCTGTTGGGGCGACGCCGCTCCTCCATCGGTGACTCTACCTTTGCCCTTCCTGGCGGTCACCTAGAGTTTG GGGAGAGCTTTGAGGAATGTGGGACAAGAGAGATGAAAGAGGAAACAGGTTTGGATATTtccaaaatagaatttctaacggtTACCAACAACCCCTGCCTGGAGGAACCAAGGCCATCACATTATGTTACCATCTTTCTTCGTGCAATCTTGGCCGACCCCAATCAAGTGCCCCAAAATCTTGAGCCTGAGAAGTGCTATGGTTGGGAATGGTATGATTGGGACAACCTCCCAAAACCATTGTTTGGACCATTGGAAAAAATGGCACGGAGCGGCTTCAATCCTTTCCCAACTGACCATAATATTTGA